CGCGGCGGACGTCTTCCGCAAGGCGCTCAGGGCGCACGGCGTCCAGGTGGCGGGCGCCACCGAACGCGGCAGGACGCCCCCGGACGCCCGGACGGTCGCCACCCGCGACTCGATGCCGCTCTCCGAGCTCGCCAAGCCGTTCCTGAAGCTCAGCAACAACGTCATGGCCGAGACGCTCGTCAAGGCGATCGGCCGCGAGGTGCGGGGCGAGGGCACCTGGGAGGCGGGGCTGCCCGCCGTCACCGCGGAGCTCCGCCGCCTCGGCGTCGACACGTCCCGGATCGCCATGACCGACGGGTCGGGCCTGTCCCGCGGCAACCGCACGACGCCGGCGCAGCTCGCCGCGCTGCTGCGGAACGCCCGCCGGCAGCCGTGGTTCGCCGCCTGGCACGACGCGCTGCCCGTCGCGGGGCGGCCCGGCCCGCTGACCGGCGGGACGCTCGCCGGCCGGATGCGCGGCACGGCGGCCGCCGGGAACGTCCACGCCAAGACCGGCACCCTCACCGGAGTCACCGCGCTGTCGGGGTACGTCCGCGCCCCGGACGGCCGGACGCTGGTCTTCTCCAGCGTCGTCAACGGCTACTCGGGGGCCGCTCCCAAGGACGTCGAGGACCGGATCGCCGTGCGGCTCGCCGGCGGCGGAGCCGCGCGGACCGCCCTGCGGAGCCTCGCCCCGGCCGACGGCGGCGACCTCGAACCGTCCTGGGTCGCGGGCCGCCTGCCCTAGGCGGACGCCCCGGGAGGCCACGGTCTCTTGCCCCGTCAGTATCGGGGGTCGAGGTCGCGGAGGGCCGCGCAGGCCCGGGCGGCCATGGTGAGGAACATGGCGTCGCCGCGTTCGGTGGGGGTGCCGTAGGCGCAGCCCAAGACGGTGATGAGGGGGCCCTGCAGGAGGGCGAAGCGGTAGTCGTCCCAGCAGAGGTCCAGCGGGTAGCCGGTGACGCCGTGGGACAGGAGGCCCTCGTGGTAGCGGGCCACGAGCCGGTGCTCGTGGGCGCGGCGGTCCTCGGTGGTGAGGCTTGTGGCCAGGAAGTAGGACAGGTCGCGGGCGGGCAGGCCGACGGTCAGGGTCTGCCAGTCGACGGTCGTCGCCGTGTCCCCGTCCGGCGGGAAGAGGACGTTGTCGAGGCGGTAGTCGCCGTGGACGAGGGCGAACCGCTCGGGACGGGCGACGAGCCAGGGGCCAACGGCCTCGGTCGTCCGGCGCAGAGTGTCCCGGTCGACGAGGTCGAGGCGGTCGCCGAAGCGGTCGATGAACGTCTCGACGGCGGGGGCGTAGACCTCGGCCAGGGCGTCCGCGTCGGCGGCGGTGTTGTGGTGCAGGCCGTCGATGCCGAGGAGCGACTCGTCGCACCAGCGCGGGCCGTGGAGGCCCGCAAGAGCGAGCATGCAGGCGTCGGCCTGCCGGAGCGAGCAGCCGGCCAGCTGGTCGCCTTGAGCCGCCGGGGAGAGGTCTTCCAGGAGGAGGACGAAGTCGAAGGTGCCGAGGTCGATCTCGGCGTGGTGGCAGCGCGGCGTGCGGATCGCGACGGTGGGCGCGATGTCGCGGTAGAAGAGCACCTCGGTGCGGTAGGCGCCGCCGAGGAGGGCGCGGGCGGCGGGGTCGGCGGCGGGGAGCTTGGCGACCAGGGAGGCCGGAACGCCGGCGCCGGTCAGCGTGAGGCGGAAGCAGGCGCCGATCTGGCCGGTGCCGACGGGTTCGGCCGAGACCGTGCGGACCTCGGCCTTCAGGACGCCGGTGAGCCACTCCGGTGTCAGCCCGCCCGGAGTCACCGGCTGCGGCCCGGGTTGCGCGGACGGTCCGCGAGGCCGTCCGGGCGGACGCGGCGGTAGGCGTCGAGGACCGGGGCGAGCTCGGCGGGGGTCGCGCCGTGCAGGATCACGCCGTCGGCGCCCGCGGCGAACTGGTCGAGGACGCGGGCGGCGCACTGCTCGGGGGTGCCGGTGGCGGACGCGGCCAGCCATTCGTCCGGGAGCAGCCCGGCGACGTGCCGGAGGTCGCCGGGCGTCCCGATCACGTCGAAGGCGCCGGGGTAGCCGGCGACGAGGTCGTCGGCGCGGAAGCGCTCCAGGACGGCGGGATCCCAGCCGTTGACCCGCACCAGCAGGTCGCCGTAGCCCTGCAGGTAGGTGGCCAGGCGGCCGACGAGCTTGCGGAGGCGCAGCTCCTCGTCCAGGTGGTCGCCGACGGTGGCGAGGACCGACCAGACCCGCACGGAGTCCGGGTCGCGCCCGGCTTCGAGGGCCCCGCGGCGGACGGTCGCGACCGCCTTGGCCAGGGTCTCGTCGGTGAAGAAGGTGTGCAGGACGACGCCGTCCGCGACCCTGCCGGCGAACTCCAGGGTCCGGTCCCCCATCGCCGTGAGGATGATCGGGATGTCCTCGTCGAAGGACGGGTCCTGGCTGAGGTAGGGGAAGTTCCCGGCGGGTCCGTCGTGCCCGGCCACCGCCTCGCCGCGCCACAGGCGGCGCAGGACGCCGATGACGTCCTCGAGCTGCGCGGTGGTGACCCGCGGCAGGCCCATGACGTCGAAGAGCATGTCGAAGCCGCGGCCGAGGCCGAGGGCGAAGCGCCCGCCGGAGAGCCGGTGCAGGGTCGTCGCGAACGTCGCGGTCAGCAGCGGGTGCCGGGTGTTGTGGTTGGTGGCGGCGGTGGCGATCCCGATCCGCTCGCTCGCCGCGGCGGCGGCCCCGGACAGCGCGGCGGCCTCCTTGGTCGTGAACCGCTCGGACAGGAAGACCGACCCGAGTCCGAGGCGCTCGCCCTCGGCGACCTCGGCGAGCAGGTCGCGCGGCGTGGCGGAATGGCCGGCCAGCCCGTAGAACCCCAGTTCCGGAAGATCGTCCATGAGCGGTTCCTCACGTCAGGGCCGTCTCCCCGGCCGTCACGTGACCGGACCCTAGTCTGGACACCTGTCCGCATCAACCCCCCGCCCGGTCGTCACGCCCGGTCCCGGCCGCCCCGCCCGTGCCGCCCCGTCCTGGTCACGCGGTACGGGACGTGGCGTTTCAGGGGATGGCCGTCCGCCACGAGCGGATGGTCGAAGGCGAATTCGAGGGCGCGGCGGGCGGCCTCCCCGAAGGCGCAGAATCCGCGGTTCTGTTGCCGGTCGAGCGCCGATTGCTGGAGAATCCGGAGGGTATTTCCGATTCGGAAGGGCGCCGTTCATGGGAGAGAACTCGTCCCCGGCCGATCTCGGTCTCGACACCGGGGTTCCGCATTCCGCGAGGGTCTGGAACTACTGGCTGGGCGGCAAGGACAACTATCCGGTCGACCGGCAGGTGGGCGAGCAGGTCCGCGCGGTCTATCCCGAGATAGTGGAGGTCGCGCGCCATTCACGGGCCTTCCTGGGGCGGGCGGTGCGGCACCTGGCCGGTGAGGAGGGCGTCACCCAGTTCCTCGACATCGGCACCGGGCTGCCGACGGTCGACAACACCCACGAGGTCGCCCAGCGGGTCGACCCCTCGTGCCGCATCGTCTACGTCGACAACGACCCGCTGGTGCTGGTGCACGCCCGCGCGCTGCTGAAGAGCACCCCGGAGGGCGCCTGCGACTACCTCGACGCCGACGTCCGCGACCCCGCCGGCATCATCGAGCGCGCGTCCGCGACGCTCGACTTCGACCGGCCGATCGGGCTGATGATGCTCGGCATCCTCGGCAACGTGGAGGACGACGACGAGGCGCGGGCCATCCGCGACCACCTGGTCGGGGCGCTGCCGGGCGGCAGCTTCCTGGTGCTGGAGGACGGCACCGCCGCCGTGAACCCCGAGGCCGCCGCCAAGGCGGAGCGGACCCGCGCCGAGGCCGGCGACCCCTACAAGCTGCGGACGCCGGAGCAGATCGCGGGCTTCTTCGACGGCCTGGAGCTCCTGGAACCGGGAGTGGTGTCGGTGTCGCGCTGGCGTCCCGAGGCGATGCCCTGGGGAGAGCCGCCGATGGTCACGGCGTTCTGCGGCGTCGGCAGGAAGCCGGCCTGACCCGCCCGGGATCCGCGGGGGCCGCCCAGGATCCACCGGTGGCCGGGGCCCCCTCTCGCCGCCGGGTGCGGGGCACGGGGCGGCTCCTCGCGGCTCCGCCTCACCGCTTCACGGGGACGACGGCCACCGGGGCCTGCGCGTGGTGGGCGACCCCGTGGCTGGTCGACCCGAGCCGGGGCGCGTTCCAGCGGCGCTCCGGCGCGCCGACCACGAGGAGGCTCGCGCCGCGTGACCGGCTGGTCAGCGCCTTCACGGGGTGCTCCAGCACGACGTCCTCGACGCACTCGACCTCCGGGTGCTCGCTCCGCAGCCGCGCGCACGCCTCGGAGAGCCGCACCCGCAGCTCCGGTCGGGCGTCCTCGTCCTCGACCGTGTAACCCGCGTCGACGAGCGTGGTGGGCAGCTGCCACGCGTGGACGACCCGCAGGCGCGCCCCGCGCAGCCGCGCGGCGTCGAAGGCGTAGCCGAGGACCGCGTCGGTCTCCCTGCCCAGGTCGATCCCGGCGACGACCTCGCCCCTGTGCTGGACCTCGCCCCGGTCCTGCACGTCGCCGCGGACGATCACGACCGGGACGCTGCAGCGCGAGGCCATCTGCAGGCTGGTGGAGCCCAGCAGCATCCTGGCGAACCCGCCCCGGCCGCGCTTGCCCAGCACCAGCTCGAACGCGCCCGACGCCTCCCGCCGCAGGGCGTCCGCCGCGGAGTCGGCGACCACGGCCGTCGACGTCTCGACCTCGGGCCACCGCTCACGGAGGTGTTCGCCGGCCTTCTCCACCACGGCCTTGCCCGCGCGCCTCAGCCGCTCGGTCTTCTCGGCGGACGCGAACAGCGGCGGCTTCGGCACGGCGTGGACGATGTGGAGGGGACGTCCCCGCAGCTCGGCCTCGGCGGCGGCCCACTCCACGGCACGCTCCGACTCACCGGACCCGTCGGTGCCGACGACGATCGGTTCGGACATCGCGCTCTCCTCCTCGGCAGGCTCAGAACGAACGTCCCCAGATCGGAGCGGTAATCACGGGCGCGCCCGAACCGGGCCCTCCGGCGCCGAGGCAGGTGACCAAGGTCCCTACGGGACGGAACCCCGGGAGATCGAAGCTGGTAGCGGCAGGACGAATCGCATGAGGAGGCAGACGTTGCCCGGAACCGGACGGGAGCAGCCCGACATCCAGTTCACCACCGTCAACGACGTGTCGCGGGCCGAGGTGGACCGCGCCCGCGAGACGGTCGCCCGGGCACTGGCGCACGCGCCGCGCCCGGTCCTGTACGCCAAGGTCACGCTCAACAAGCTGCGGGACCCGGCCGTGCCGCGCCCCAACCTGGTGTCGGTCCGGGTCGACCTGAACGGCCGGCCGGTCAACGCCTACGCCTCGGGGATCACGATGGACGAGGCCATCGGACTGGCCTCCGTCCGGCTGCGGGCCCGCTTGGGGCACCTCGCCGGGTACTGGGAGGCGCGGCGGCGGCCGGTCCGCGGCGCCGCGACGACCGGCGGCCTCCGCACCGCGTCCGCGGGCGGACGGCACACCGGGCACAGGGAGCTTCACGATGCCTAGACAGATCACCACCGCGCATTCCGGGCCGTCCGTCCCCGTTCTGGAGCACCGGATCGCGGTACTGGAACGGCGGGTCGCGATGCTGACGGAGTCCGTCCGCGCGCTGGCCGCCGCGCTGGGGACCGTCCCGCCCCCGCCGGCGGACGGCGGCGACCACGACGACCGCGGCGACGGCGACGGCCTCGACGGCCTCGACGGCGGCACGGTGTCGGAGGCGCGGCCGGAGCCCGACCTGCTCCCGCTGGGCAAGTGACGGGCGACGGCGACCGGGAGGAGAGATGAAGGGCCGCATGGACCGGTGGCGCCGCCGTTTCGGCTTCGACACCAACAACCTGCGCCGCGACGTGGACCGGTTCCAGTGGAGGATCGGCCTGGTCCTGCTCGTGGCCTTCCTGACCGTCACGCCGCCCCTCACCGTCATCGTCGCGGGGCGGGTGTACGAGGCGGGCGAGCGGGCCGAGCGCCGGGCCGCGGAGACCTGGCGGCGGGTCGACGCCACCGTCGTGAAGGTCTCGCCCCTGCGGGCCGGGCACCGGGTCACCGTGACCTGGACCGAGCCGGACGGGACGCGGCGCGAAGGCGCGTTCACGCTCCGGGACCCCGCCGCAGTCGGGGACCCCGTCCCGGCGTGGGTCGCGGACGGCACGGTCGCGGCCGCCCCGCCCCACCGGCACGGGCTGACGGTCATCGACACGGCCGCCGCCGGGATCGGCGTCGTCCTGGCCATGGGGCTCTCCCTGTTCGGCCTGTACGCGCTCGTGCGGCGCCGCTGCGACCGGAGCCGCGACCGGCTCTGGGACGAGGCGTGGGCCCGCTTCGACAACAACCACAGCATCGGCCCCTGAGCCGCCCCGTCCCGCGCCCGGGCGCGGTCAGGCGGCCGGGACGATCGCGACCGTGCAGGGCGCGTGGTGCAGCATCGTCGAGCTGGTGGCGCCGAGCAGCAGCTCGTCCACGCCCCCGGCGCCCCGGTCGCCGACCACGAGCAGCGCGGCTCCGGGGGCCGCGCCCAGCAGCGCCTGCCGCGGACGCTCCAGCAGCACGGAGACCCGCACGCTCACCTTCGGGTAGAGCTCCCGCCAGACCCGGAGGGACTCTTCGGCCATGGCGGTCCGGACCCGGAGCAGCTCCTCCTTGTCGGCGAACAGCGGAAGCTCGGAATCCGGCACGGCGCCCGGTTCCCACGCCCCCCACACGACGTGAAGCTCCCGTTCCCGGAGGACGGCCTCCTCCACGGCGAAGCGGAGCGCGGCCTCCGCGCCCGGCGACCCGTCGACGCCCACGACGACGGGGCCGTCGCCGGCGGCGCCGCGCACCACGACCACCGGCCGGTGCGCCCGCGCCGGAAGCTCCACGGCCGTCGAACCGGCCGGCACCCGCCGCCGCTCGTGCGAGCCGATCACGATCAGCTCGGCGTCCCCGGACTCGCGCACCAGCGTCTCCGACACCGGCTCCCGGCGCAGCACCGTGCCCACCCGGCCCGGCGCGCCGAGCGCGCGCGCCCGCGCCGCGCCCTCGCTCAGGAGGTTCTCCCCCGCCCGCTCAATGATCGCCTGGGCGTTCTCGTCCACGTGCCCCGGCGGGTACGGCCAGTGCCAGCAGTAGCACATCACCAGGTCCAGCCCGCGGAGCCGCGCCTCCTCGACCGCCCAGCACAGCGCGGGCTCGTTCTCGTCGGTCCCGTCGTAGCCGAACAGGACGTTCGGCCGCTGGACCCTCGTCAATCCGGCCATCCGGCATGCCCCTTTCCTGGACGAGCCCCGGTTTCGTGGACGAGCCCCGGCACTCCCGCCCCTCAGGACGTGGGCACCAGGACGACGGGGCAGCGGGAATGGTGCAGGACCGCGTGGTTGACCCGCCCGAGCGCCATCCCGATCAGGCTCCTGCGGGGACGGGCCCCCACGACCACCAGCGCGGCGTTCTCCGACGCCTCCACCAGCGCCTGCTGCGCCGTGCGGTCCGACACGACGGGCTGGACGGTGACGTCCGGGAAGTCCTCGGTCATGCCGGCGACCGCCGCCGACAGCTCCATGCTCTCGATGACCCGCTGCCGCGGCGAGAACTCGCCGCCGACGGCGTGCAGCGCGACGACTCCGGCGCCGCGGGAGTCGGCCTCCGCGAAGGCCCACCGGACGGCGGCCTCCTCCCCGGGCTCCCCCTTGACCCCCAGCACCACCTGCGGCGGCGCGTCGGACGGGTAGGAGGACGGGCGGGTCACCACCATGACCGGGCACCGGGCGCGCGCCGCGACGTGGAGGCCGACCGACCCGAACAGCAGGCCCTCGAAGCCGCCCTGCCCGCGCGACCCGACGGCGATCAGCGCGGCCTCCTCACTGCCGTCCACGAGCGCGCTCCCCGGGTCCGTCTCGGCCAGCCGGGTTTCGATCTCGAGGCCGGGGTGGAGCTTGAGCGCGTACTGCCGCGCCTCGTCCAGCAGGGCCTGCCGCTCGGCGACCAGCCTCCGCAGCGCGTCGTCGGGGATCGCCCCGCCGGGCTCCAGGGCGCGCGAGCCGTGGACCAGGACCACCGGCAGGCCGCGGCGGACGGCGTGGTCCGCCGCCCAGTCCAGGGCGCGCCAGGCATGGGCGGAGCCGTCGATTCCCACGATGATCGGAGCCGCCATGGGGCGTCACCTCCAGCTCGACGTCACCTCAGACACTAGACGTCCCCGTTCCGGGGGCTCCGGAACGAAGGTCCCGGCCCGGAGGGACGAAGGTCACCGGTGCGGACGCGTCTCGCCGGGCAGGAAAGGGGTGACGAGGGCCGTTCCGGACAAGGGGGGACCATGCTGATCAGGAACGTCTACCGCACGACGCTCTTCGGCTGCCGGGCCGACGAGCCGCTGACCGAGGTGGCCCGGCAGATGGCCGACAAGGACGTCGGCTCCCTCGCCGTGTTCGACGGCGAGGAGCTCGCCGGGCTCATCACCGAGCGCGACCTGGTCAGGGCGCTGGCGGCAGGCCCGGACCCCGGCTCGGAGACCGCGGCCGCGCATGCCGCCACGCGGGTCCGGACCGCGTCCCTCGACGAGGACTCGCAGGACGTCGCCCAGCGGATGCTGGAGGCCGGCATCCGCCACCTGCCCGTGGAGGACGGCGGACGCCCGGTCGGGATGGTGTCGATGCGGGACCTGCTCGCGCTGGAGGTCTGGTCGGGCTGACCGCGCCCCGCTCACCCGTCCTCGCCCGGCTTCGGGTGGGAGGCCACCAGGGGCGTGTCGACGCCGAGGGGTCCGAGCTTGCTCGCGCCGCCGGGCGTGCCGAGCGGCTCGTCGCGGCCGGGCAGGGTCTCGGTGAAGAACCGCTCGTTGTCCTCCCTGTAGGGCTCCAGGGCCTTGGGGAGGTCGTCCTCGTAGTAGATCGCCTCCACCGGGCAGACCGGCTCGCAGGCGCCGCAGTCGACGCACTCGTCCGGGTGGATGTAGAGCGCGCGCTCCCCTTCGTAGATGCAGTCGACCGGGCACTCGTCGACACAGGCGCGGTCCATCACGTCGATGCAGGGCTCACCGATCACGTAGGTCACGGCGGTTCACCTCGGTCCCGTTCTCTCGGCCTCCATTTTCCACAATTTACATTGTATTAACAGCCAAACCGGGCGGCCGTCCCGGGGTCAGGTCGCCAGGGCCACCCCGAGGGCGACGAGCACGAGGGTCAGGACGCCGATGAACGCCCGCAGCACGCCCGCGGCACGGGCTCCCCTGCGCACCCGGGCGGCGCGCTGCCCGTCCTCGGGGGCGTCCAGGGCGCTGCGGCGCAGGCGGGTCATCCGCCGCGCCTGGACGACGCCGGTGAGAAGGGCGGCCACCAGGGCCGCGGCCACGACGGCGGAGGCGCCGACCACGCCGTCCCACGGCCGGCCGTGGACCAGCGCCGCGCCGCTGCCGAGGGCCAGCGCCAGCGCGGCCCCGCCCACGACCCCGTAGGCCCGGCCGAGCGCGCGGAAGAACGCGACCCGGTCGCCGGGAGCCAGCGTGCGGGCGCTCACCCGCGCGACGACGACGATCGCGACGAACCCGCCGACCCACACGGACGTCGCGAGAACGAGGACGCCCGCGAGCGCCGCCTCGACCCCATCGGACATGCCTGCCTCCGTATCGCTGTCGGAACTCGCTATCGCTGTCGGAACTCGCTTCCACCGGATCCGCCCGGCGGCCCGCGCCCGGCCCGGGCTGCGCCTCAGGCCCGCGCCTGCCGGCAGACCCATCCCTCGGGGAGCCGGCCGGTCGCGAGGAGATCGCGCAGGCGGTCGAGGACCTCGGGCTTGAGCACCGCGTCGGCCTGCGGGTACAGGATCGGCTCCTCCTTGGAGTTGTGCCGGTCCAGCAGTTCGAGCAACTCGTCGCACATCTCGCGCGCCCCGCCGTCCGCGGGGCCGCGGGCGACCGCGGCGTCCAGGCGGTCCATCGCCCGCCAGATCTCGCCGTGCTCGCGCAGCATGACGAGCACCGGCGCCATGAGCCCCGCGTCCCGCAGCGGCGGGAACAGGAACTCCTCTTCGAGGTAGATGTGGCGGCGCAGCGCCTCCATGGCGCGCGTCAGCGGCGCGGTGTCCTCTTCGCCCTTCGCCAGGGCGGCGGTAAAGGCCTCGATGCCCTCGTCGATCTCGCGGTGCTCGCGCTCCAGCGCCGCGGACAGTGCTCGGCTCTCCATCTGACGCCTCCTCCTCGGCGCCCTCCAGCGTACGGCTTTTTGCCAGATCAGTCTTGTTTTTACAAAGAGAACAGTGAAAATGTGACGGCGCCGACACCGGGCGGCGGGTCGTGGCAGCCTGGTGCACGTGACCGTGGAAGCCGGGGGCCGGAGGGCGATGGGCAGGCCGCGCGCGACCTCGCCGGCCGCGCTGGAGCGGCGCGCCTTCGAGCTGTTCGCCCGCCAGGGCTTCGACGAGACGACGGTGGACGACATCGCCGCCGCCGCGGGCATCGCCCGCCGGACGTTCTTCCGCTACTTCGCGTCCAAGAACGACCTCGTGTGGGGCGACTTCGAGGGGCAGCTGCGGCGGCTGCGCGCGCTGCTCGACGAGACCGACCCGCGCACGCCGACGATGGACGCGGTGCGCCGGGCCGTGGTGGAGTTCAACCGCTTCGACCCGCGGGAGGTGCCGTGGCACCGCCAGCGCATGGAGCTCATCCTGCGGGTGCCGACCCTCCAGGCGGACGCCACCCTGCGGTACGCGTCCTGGCGGCGGATCATCACCGAGTTCACGGCCGCGCGGACCGGTCTGCCCCCGACGGCGCGGGTCCCCCGGCTCGCCGGTCACCTCGTCCTCGCCGCCGCGGTCTCCGCCTACGAGCACTGGCTGGCGTCCGACGAGCGGACGTCGCTTTCAGACCTGCTGGACGAGGCGATCCGGCACCTGGGCGCCGGTCTGGCGGCGGTGCTGGACGGCGCCGAGCCCGCGCCCTGACGGCCGCGTGTCCCCGCGCGGACCCGACCGCGTTCCCCGCACGGGCTCAGCCGCGCTCCTCGCACGGGCTCAGCCGCGCTCCTCGCACGGAGTCAGCCGCGCTCCTCGCACGGAGTCAGCCGCGCTCCTCGCGCATGGCGCGGGCGACGACCTCGCCGATCAGGACGGCCGTGGCCGCCGGTCCGCGCAGCGGGGCGACCGGCAGGATCGAGGTGTCGGCCACCCGGAGCCCCTCCAGGCCGAGGACCCTGCCGCCGGCGTCGACCGCGGACCCCATCGGGACGGTGCCGCAGGTGTGCTGGCAGGTGCCGAGCCGGGCGCGGACCCACGCGTCCAGCGCGCGGTCGTCCCCCAGCGTCCGCGCGTCCGGCCCGGTGAGGCCCCGCGAGACCTCCGCGAAGGCCGCGGTGGACGCCACGGCGGCCGCGGCCCGCACCGCCTCCCGCATCCGCCGCCGGTCGTCCTCCGTCTCCAGGTACCCGTACTCGACGCGGGGCGGGACGCCGGGGTCGGCCGAGACGGTCCGCAGCCCGCCGGTCCGGCGCGGCGCCTGCGCCGAGACGAGGAAGGGCAGCGGCGCGCCGGGCGCCGTGACCGTCCCGCCGGTCAGGCCGGGGGCCGGCAGCAGCGCCAACGGCACCAGGGACTGGAGGATCTCCAGGTCGCCCGCCTCGTGGCCGCCGGTGGAGGGCAGATGGAGCGCCCCGCCGAGCCACGAGGACGCCGGAGCGGGCATCGGCCGGCGGGGCGTCCACTCCACGATCACCTGGGGATGGTCACTGAGGGCGACGCCGACGGAGGGCAGGTCGTGCACGACCCGGATGCCGCCGCGCTCCAGGTCCGCGGCAGGGCCCACCCCCGACAGATGGAGCAGGTGCGGTGAGGCGAGCGCTCCCGCGCACAGCACGATCTCGTCCGCCTCCAGGGTCACCGGCCGCCCGTCCAGCTCGGCCACCGCCCCGGCCGCCCGGCCCCGGTCGATGATCAGCGACCGGACCGCGCAGCCGCCGAGGACGGTGAGGTTGGGGCGGTGCGCGGCGGCGAGCAGGTAGGCGATCGCGGTGTTGGCGCGGCGCCCGTCCCGGACGTTCGACGGGACCGGGCCGAAGCCGGGCGCGCCCTGGGCGTTCTTGTCGGGCTCGCCCGGGCGGCCCAGCTCGCGGGCGGCGGCCTCGAACGCCGCGGCGGCGGGGTGGCCGGACGGGTCGGCGCGCCCGACCGGCACGGGGCCCCGGTCACCGTGCTCCGGTGCGTCCCCGAAGTCGAGATCGGTCTCCAGGGCGCGGAGGAGGGGCAGCACCCGTTCGTAGGACCAGCGGTCGTCGCCCGCGGCGGCCGCCCAGCGGTCGAAGTCCTCGCGGCGGGCCCGCACGAAGTAGCCGCCGTTGACGGTGGTCGACCCGCCGAGGAAGCGCCCCCGGGGCGCCGTGTAGGGCGTGCCGGGCGCCAGCAGGACCGGGACCGCGCGGACGGCGGCGCCGCCCAGCCGGGCGCCGGGGACGAACCGCGCGTCCAGCAGGTCGGCCGGGAACTCCGCGGGGACGCGCGGCGCGGGACCGGCCTCCGCGACGAGGACCTCGCGGCCGGGGTCCTCGCTGAGCCTGGCCGCCAGAACGGCGCCGCTGCCGCCCGCCCCCACCACGAGCACGTCGGCGCGCCGGTCCATGACGGGCCCCCTATCTTTTTGGCACTCGATGCATTTAGTATCTTCCCCCAAGTCGGACAAGGAGGACCCATGGACGCCAACGCAGCTGAGAACCCGACGACGGCCCCGGCCGACGGCATCGCCGAGGAGGCGGAGCTCGCCGAGTCGCTGATCGAGGAGGTCTCGATCGACGGCATGTGCGGCGTGTACTAGCCGATGCCGGGCATCGACCTCGACCGCGCCTGGGACCTGCACCCGCAGGTCTCGGTGCGGCCCGAGCCCTTCGGGGCGCTGCTCTACCACTTCGGCACGCGCAGGCTGTCGTTCCTGAAGGACCGCCGCCTGCTCGACGTCGTCCGGTCGCTGGGCGACGCGCCCACCGCCCGGGACGCCTGCGCGGCGGCCGGCGTGCCCGCCTCGGACCTGTCCCGCTACCGCGCGGCGCTCGGCGCGCTCGCCCGGTCCGCGATGCTCGTCGAAAGGACGCCATGACCACCCCCGCGACGCCCGCCCCCACGACCCCGGCGCCCGGCGGGACGCCCGCCGCCGGGACGCGGCTGGTCGACCTGTTCGAGCACGGCCTCGACGCGCCGATCTGCCTCACCTGGGAGCTCACCTACGCCTGCAACCTGTCGTGCGCGCACTGCCTGTCCAGCTCGGGGCGCCGCGACCCGCGCGAGCTGACCACCGACGAGGCCAAGGCCGTCATCGACGAGCTGCAGGCCATGCAGGTCTTCTACGTCAACATCGGCGGCGGCGAGCCGACCGTGCGTCCCGACTTCTGGGAGCTGCTCGACTACGCCACCGCCCACGACGTGGGCGTGAAGTTCTCCACGAACGGCGTCCGGATCACCCCGGAGGCGGCGCGGCGCCTCGCGGCCGACGACTACGTGGACGTGCAGATCTCGCTGGACGGCGCGACCGCCGAGGTGAACGACGCGGTCCGCGGGCCCGGCTCCTACGACACCGCCATGCGGGCGATGCGCAACCTCGCCGACGCCGGCATGAAGAACTTCAAGCTGTCGGTCGTCTGCACCCGGCACAACATCCCGCAGATGGACGCGTTCAAGGCGATCGCCGACGAGCACGGCGCCCAGCTGCGGCTGACCCGGCTGCGCCCGTCCGGCCGGGGCGTCGACGTGTGGGACGAGCTGCACCCCACCCCCGCGCAGCAGCGCGAGCTGTACGACTGGCTGCTCGCCCACGGCGAGAACGTCCTGACCGGCGACTCGTTCTTCCACCTGTCGGCGTTCGGGGAGCCGCTGCCGGGGCTGAACCTGTGCGGCGCCGG
The sequence above is drawn from the Actinomadura hallensis genome and encodes:
- a CDS encoding universal stress protein; the encoded protein is MAAPIIVGIDGSAHAWRALDWAADHAVRRGLPVVLVHGSRALEPGGAIPDDALRRLVAERQALLDEARQYALKLHPGLEIETRLAETDPGSALVDGSEEAALIAVGSRGQGGFEGLLFGSVGLHVAARARCPVMVVTRPSSYPSDAPPQVVLGVKGEPGEEAAVRWAFAEADSRGAGVVALHAVGGEFSPRQRVIESMELSAAVAGMTEDFPDVTVQPVVSDRTAQQALVEASENAALVVVGARPRRSLIGMALGRVNHAVLHHSRCPVVLVPTS
- a CDS encoding CBS domain-containing protein, producing MLIRNVYRTTLFGCRADEPLTEVARQMADKDVGSLAVFDGEELAGLITERDLVRALAAGPDPGSETAAAHAATRVRTASLDEDSQDVAQRMLEAGIRHLPVEDGGRPVGMVSMRDLLALEVWSG
- the fdxA gene encoding ferredoxin: MTYVIGEPCIDVMDRACVDECPVDCIYEGERALYIHPDECVDCGACEPVCPVEAIYYEDDLPKALEPYREDNERFFTETLPGRDEPLGTPGGASKLGPLGVDTPLVASHPKPGEDG
- a CDS encoding hemerythrin domain-containing protein, translating into MESRALSAALEREHREIDEGIEAFTAALAKGEEDTAPLTRAMEALRRHIYLEEEFLFPPLRDAGLMAPVLVMLREHGEIWRAMDRLDAAVARGPADGGAREMCDELLELLDRHNSKEEPILYPQADAVLKPEVLDRLRDLLATGRLPEGWVCRQARA
- the mftR gene encoding mycofactocin system transcriptional regulator (MftR, the mycofactocin system transcriptional regulator, is an uncharacterized TetR family DNA-binding transcription factor. Its role is inferred by context. It occurs as part of the biosynthesis locus for mycofactocin, a partially characterized electron carrier derived from the terminal Val-Tyr dipeptide of the precursor peptide MftA, through a radical SAM enzyme-mediated process.) codes for the protein MTVEAGGRRAMGRPRATSPAALERRAFELFARQGFDETTVDDIAAAAGIARRTFFRYFASKNDLVWGDFEGQLRRLRALLDETDPRTPTMDAVRRAVVEFNRFDPREVPWHRQRMELILRVPTLQADATLRYASWRRIITEFTAARTGLPPTARVPRLAGHLVLAAAVSAYEHWLASDERTSLSDLLDEAIRHLGAGLAAVLDGAEPAP
- the mftG gene encoding mycofactocin dehydrogenase MftG — encoded protein: MDRRADVLVVGAGGSGAVLAARLSEDPGREVLVAEAGPAPRVPAEFPADLLDARFVPGARLGGAAVRAVPVLLAPGTPYTAPRGRFLGGSTTVNGGYFVRARREDFDRWAAAAGDDRWSYERVLPLLRALETDLDFGDAPEHGDRGPVPVGRADPSGHPAAAAFEAAARELGRPGEPDKNAQGAPGFGPVPSNVRDGRRANTAIAYLLAAAHRPNLTVLGGCAVRSLIIDRGRAAGAVAELDGRPVTLEADEIVLCAGALASPHLLHLSGVGPAADLERGGIRVVHDLPSVGVALSDHPQVIVEWTPRRPMPAPASSWLGGALHLPSTGGHEAGDLEILQSLVPLALLPAPGLTGGTVTAPGAPLPFLVSAQAPRRTGGLRTVSADPGVPPRVEYGYLETEDDRRRMREAVRAAAAVASTAAFAEVSRGLTGPDARTLGDDRALDAWVRARLGTCQHTCGTVPMGSAVDAGGRVLGLEGLRVADTSILPVAPLRGPAATAVLIGEVVARAMREERG